One window of Metopolophium dirhodum isolate CAU chromosome 3, ASM1992520v1, whole genome shotgun sequence genomic DNA carries:
- the LOC132940436 gene encoding N-acetyltransferase ESCO2-like codes for MMSAFTTPRKSLRLRKNEPSPFLINRKRELFPVDNWDEDSHDIIPLQSSPEVYDPGLDSPDSSFNMNCTPITELSPSMSDKFERLMSGSKNGHECSATIVIEETPNSRRIKNVNTTPFESETNKAVKTPSKKSFSLNNKAVLGVKTLTFYGSNQISLEDLRVKRFTRLNYNPKVKAKLFKDSKSTSKKRPRSTSQEQKSKIILFPGITLPFKKKTTNKKPLIKTEICEEKDDLIENNEVVKKNNFDFSKPSSSKNIWIEYIKQEKPERIKIEDSDNRKFFKSKVIHNDTPNRKDNSFNFKVVNWGDENRMSTDDQSDFNNTEILDDGAIEQIGQEVNELIELLDDEDDDDNSTAVRYPGLATNSTKRNHEDRDDEDSSIGLNSKRSKSDAQSHNHIILRSQMPDLIRDAYAIDETYHSDYSSQKEVSSTFEFNNMVLDELIDTSNDASIILNESPQTKLFPIFTNQTPSPSHVTCEKPTARRIKRIIDATQYQIDAGQKKFGGFLCKQCGLYYSRGEPEDEAEHDKYHVAKDIFKYNSFKNEKVLYQDTNERIVVISGSDPLKVCTKALEVISFVDVELGFNTQNSILPTTKKVYLYIKDKQVIGCLVVELISEAYRNLETETEDMVIVSEESYPVKVGVNRIWTKWDCRKNGIASKLLDCFRKNYAYGHILTIHEIAFTVPTRAGKQFIKKYTNQSDYFVYTGW; via the exons ATGATGTCTGCTTTTACAACTCCTCGCAAGTCTCTTCGGTTACGTAAAAATGAACCGTCTCCGTTTTTAATAAATCGAAAACGTGAATTATTCCCAGTAGATAATTGGGATGAAGACAGCCATGACATTATTCCTCTACAATCATCTCCAGAAGTGTATGATCCTGGACTTGATTCTCCAGATTCATCGTTTAACATGAATTGCACTCCAATCACTGAATTAAGTCCCTCTATGAGTGATAAATTTGAAAGACTTATGTCGGGATCAAAGAATGGACATGAATGCTCAGCAACAATTGTTATCGAGGAAACTCCAAATTCCAGacgaattaaaaatgttaacacaaCACCGTTTGAATCAGAGACTAACAAAGCAGTTAAAACTCCTTCAAAGAAAAgctttagtttaaataataaggcTGTATTAGGAGTAAAAACGTTAACCTTTTATGGAAGTAATCAa ATATCATTAGAAGATCTCCGTGTTAAAAGATTTACTCGCTTAAATTATAATCCAAAGGTAAAAGCTAAACTGTTTAAAGATTCAAAATCAACGAGTAAGAAAAGACCAAGATCAACCAGTCAAGAACAAAAATCCAAGATAATTTTGTTTCCTGGTATTACGTTGccatttaaaaagaaaaccaCAAATAAAAAACCATTAATCAAAACTGAAATATGTGAAGAAAAAGATGatttaattgaaaacaatgaagtagttaagaaaaacaattttgatttttccaaACCATCTTCCTCAAAAAATATCTGGATAGAATATATTAAGCAGGAAAAACCCGAACGTATAAAAATTGAGGACTCTGATAACagaaaatttttcaaatcaaaagTAATTCATAATGATACACCAAACAG AAAAgataatagttttaactttaaagttgtAAACTGGGGTGATGAAAATAGGATGAGCACTGATGATCAATCTGATTTTAATAACACAGAAATACTTGATGATGGTGCAATCGAACAAATTGGACAAGAAGTTAATGAACTAATAGAATTGTTAGATGATGAAGATGACGATGACAATTCAACAGCTGTACGTTATCCTGGTCTTGCAACAAATTCTACAAAACGAAATCATGAAGATCGGGAtg atGAAGATTCAAGTATAGGGCTGAATTCAAAACGTTCAAAGTCGGATGCACAAAGCCacaaccatattattttaagaagtcAAATGCCAGATTTGATTAGAGATGCTTATGCTATTGATGAAACTTATCATTCAGATTATTCATCACAAAAAGA ggtGTCAAgcacatttgaattcaataatatggtCTTAGATGAATTAATAGATACTTCAAATGATgcttctataattttaaatgaatcacCGCAAACAAAGTTGTTCCCTATTTTTACCAATCAAACACCTTCACCTAGTCATGTAACATg TGAAAAACCTACAGCACGAAGAATAAAAAGAATTATTGATGCTACTCAATATCAAATTGATGCAGGTCAAAAGAAATTTGGTGGTTTTTTGTGCAAACAATGTGGCCTTTATTATTCAAGAGGTGAACCAGAAGATGAAGCGGAACATGATAAATACCATGTAGCTAAAGATATCTTTAAGTATAAT agctttaaaaatgaaaaagtacTTTATCAGGACACTAATGAACGTATTGTTGTTATATCTGGCTCAGATCCTTTAAAAGTATGCACGAAAGCTTTAGAAGTTATATCATTTGTTGATGTAGAACTTGGCTTTAACACACAAAATTCTATTTTACCTACGACTAAAAAG gtttatttgtatataaaagaCAAACAAGTAATTGGATGCCTAGTAGTAGAACTGATATCTGAAGCTTATCGTAATCTAGAAACTGAAACAGAAGACATGGTTATTGTTTCTGAAGAATCATATCCTGTAAAAGTCGGTGTTAACCGTATATGGACAAAATGGGACTGTCGTAAAAATGGAATTGCTTCAAAACTCCTAGACTGTTTCCG taaAAACTATGCGTATGGTCATATATTGACAATTCATGAAATAGCATTTACAGTACCCACACGTGCCGGAAaacaattcattaaaaaatacactAACCAAAGTGATTATTTTGTCTATACTGGATGGTAA
- the LOC132940437 gene encoding uncharacterized protein LOC132940437, translating into MADLPTVLHDHDYFTITTELNSSCVTETPRPDENILLSATHSDHDETVLHNDGCNKKKKFSKKDQHAVWQEKRKSKIENAKIKHPFRNIPCPKICRNNCNINMLVDQRQQIWSDFWAMDYTSRRRYLGNSIVVSSVERRTTTDLINNFKRNESRYFYLPAGPKKDKIRVCKSMFLNTFGYSNDSILTALYKNFKNCDSPCLSTVKENRGNKTGVSNLNIDKTSIINHIKMYNPRSSHYRRHNSPNIMFLPRELTVKSMYEDFCLRHGKLFSQETYRGVLKELNISLKSPISDKCEDCTNYANEIENSIDEDEIEEPKIKLEKHKIKAFQANTMYKKDANINTSSTTKIFSMDLQKILLLSMIPDSKTCFFTSRLIVFNETFASLRPKGKSYCVLWHEAVAGRKAENIADSILSIMREERDAKNFIFWADNCTGQNKNWVLFTALISTLNSKHNNCIESVTIKYLTKGHTHMSADGVHGNIEKKFKQVRNIYDYDDLKNKIKESRTNLNIIDQTHFFNWSSKKRSTTIKNDPLKGFKLSSLVMVTFFKGSTKMVYYTNFDEAPKELDFLQKKILKTIIDYEPDKIMEQRGINFEKKNEIVNKLLPLMPNNRKKFWTTLPVSLTSENLVSEIGLSDTFIIECAE; encoded by the exons ATGGCGGATTTACCGACTGTCTTACATGATCATGATTATTTCACTATTACTACTGAATTAAATTCAAGTTGTGTGACTGAAACACCAAGACCAG atgaaaatattttattaagtgcaACACATTCTGATCATGATGAAACTGTTTTACATAATGATGGttgtaataagaaaaaaaaattcagtaaGAAAGATCAACATGCAGTTTGGCAGGAAAAGAGGAAAAGTAaaatagaaaatgctaaaataaaacaCCCATTTAGAAACATTCCCTGTCCAAAAATATGtagaaataattgtaatattaatatgttggtTGATCAACGACAACAAATTTGGAGTGATTTCTGGGCAATGGATTATACTTCAAGAAGAAGGTACTTAGGAAATAGTATTGTAGTGTCTTCAGTTGAGCGTCGAACAACAacagatttaataaataattttaaaaggaaTGAATCTCGTTATTTTTATCTACCAGCTGGACCTAAGAAAGATAAAATCAGAGTATGTAAATCAATGTTTCTCAACACATTCGGATATTCAAATGACTCTATATTAACAGCtctttataaaaatttcaaaaattgtgaCAGTCCATGTCTATCAACTGTAAAAGAAAATAGAGGTAACAAAACTGGTGTGagtaatttaaacattgacaagaCCTCAATAATTAaccatataaaaatgtataatccaCGTTCTAGTCATTATCGTAGACATAATAGTCCCAATATCATGTTTTTGCCTAGAGAATTGACTGTAAAATCAATGTATGAAGATTTTTGTTTGAGACATGGAAAATTGTTTTCACAAGAAACTTACAGAGGGGTTCTAAAAGAGTTGAATATCTCATTAAAAAGTCCTATTTCTGATAAATGTGAAGATTGTACCAATTATGCTAATGAAATAGAAAATTCAATTGATGAAGATGAAATTGAGgaacctaaaattaaattagaaaaacataaaatcaaaGCATTTCAAGCAAACACTATGTACAAAAAGGATGCCAATATAAACACTAGCAGCACaaccaaaatattttccatGGACCTCCAAAAAATTCTTCTATTATCCATGATACCAGATTCGAAAACTTGTTTTTTCACTAGTCGTTTAATAGTGTTTAATGAAACATTTGCTTCCTTAAGACCAAAAGGCAAATCTTATTGTGTACTGTGGCATGAAGCTGTAGCTGGTAGAAAAGCAGAAAACATTGCAGATTCAATACTATCCATAATGAGAGAAGAAAGAGAtgctaaaaattttattttttgggctgACAACTGCACGGGTCAAAACAAAAATTGGGTATTATTCACAGCATTAATCAGCACTTTGAACTCTAAgcacaataattgtatagaaaGTGTCACTATTAAATACTTGACAAAAGGCCATACACATATGTCAGCAGATGGAGTTCATGGAAACATAGAGAAAAAATTTAAGCAAGTAAGgaatatatatgattatgatgatctcaaaaataaaattaaggaaagtagaacaaatttaaacattatcgatcaaacacatttttttaattggtcaaGCAAGAAACGATCTACTACCATAAAGAATGACCCACTAAAAGGTTTTAAATTGTCGAGTCTAGTGAtggtaacattttttaaagGATCTACcaaaatggtatattatactaactttGATGAGGCACCAAAAGAATTAgactttttacaaaaaaaaattttaaaaaccatcATTGATTATGAACCAGACAAAATTATGGAACAACGAGGgataaactttgaaaaaaaaaatgaaatagtaaataaattacttccaTTAATGccaaataatagaaaaaaattttggaCTACCTTACCAGTTTCTTTAacttctgaaaacctagttagTGAAATTGGACTATCAGatacttttattattgaatgtgcagaatga
- the LOC132940439 gene encoding uncharacterized protein LOC132940439 isoform X1: MQCIMIPLVEYLLNLTDIKGVPIYLTPRKTFIIGFAIAVKAMFSLADEIFQITQYKYILTYKFSQDHLEMFFSKIRQRFGNNNNPNALELKTAMKQILLKNSITSSYAANCIALDNTGTESVFEIRWAKKKVESLEEEEEIPDLFPSMNNTFDIVKDNILYYISGFIVRCLLKKVDCQTCANSMLETLSEHNYNHKYSHYILVNVKNRGGLIKSSINVIKIVRVIENTLIQLTLG, translated from the exons ATGCAGTGTATAATGATACCTTTAGTGGAGTATTTACTCAACCTCACAGATATCAAGGGAGTACCAATTTATCTGACTCCACGCAAAACCTTTATTATtg ggTTTGCAATAGCAGTTAAAGCAATGTTCAGCTTAGCAGatgaaatttttcaaattacccagtataaatacattttaacttacAAATTTTCACAAGACCATctggaaatgtttttttcaaaaatcagacaacgttttggaaataataacaatccaAATGCCCTTGAATTAAAAACTGCTATGAAACAAATCCTGCTGAAGAACTCCATAACATCATCATATGCTGCTAATTGTATAGCTTTGGACAACACAGGCACAGAAAGCGTGTTTGAAATACGTTGGGCAAAGAAAAAAGTTGAAAGTTTGGAAGAAGAGGAAGAAATACCAGATTTATTCCCCAGTATGAACAATACATTTGATATTGTTAAAGacaacattttgtattatatttctggGTTTATTGTTAGATGTTTGTTGAAAAAAGTTGATTGTCAAACATGTGCTAATAGTATGTTAGAAACATTATCTGAACACAATTATAACCATAAATATTCTCACTATATATTAGTTAATGTCAAAAATAGAGGAGGGTTGATTAAAAGttcaattaatgtaattaaaatagttagaGTTATTGAAAATACCTTAATTCAATTAACTTTAGGTTAA
- the LOC132940439 gene encoding THAP domain-containing protein 1-like isoform X3 → MDVPIGINPVKIFIFFRFPLNNENVNQKWIIALRRKIFIPSQWSRICSIHFIDSDYEIRPGTTKPCLKIDAVPSNFPSFPSYLQKPAKCPRKEPAKRNYTPMEVPIIDTDLEVDDTKILVEKSDDILKINSVADKAVQTLENYADELFLKSKMRRN, encoded by the exons ATGGATGTACCAATAGGTATAAATCCGgtcaaaatattcattttttttcg atttcctttgaataatgaaaatgtaaaccAAAAGTGGATTATTGCATTGAGACGAAAAATTTTTATACCATCCCAATGGAGTCGTATATGCAGTATTCATTTTATTGACAGTGATTATGAAATAAGACCTGGTACCACTAAACCATGTTTAAAAATTGATGCTGTACCATCAAATTTCCCATCTTTTCCTTCCTACCTTCAAAAACCTGCCAAATGTCCTCGAAAAGAACCTGCAAAAAGAAACTATACACCAATGGAAGTTCCAATAATTGATACcg ATCTTGAAGTAGATGACACTAAAATATTGGTTGAAAAAAGTGATGATatcctaaaaataaattctgTTGCTGATAAAGCAGTTCAAACATTAGAAAATTATGCAGATGAACTTTTCTTAAAAAGCAAAAT gcgaagaaactga
- the LOC132940439 gene encoding THAP domain-containing protein 1-like isoform X2, with the protein MDVPIGINPVKIFIFFRFPLNNENVNQKWIIALRRKIFIPSQWSRICSIHFIDSDYEIRPGTTKPCLKIDAVPSNFPSFPSYLQKPAKCPRKEPAKRNYTPMEVPIIDTALDLEVDDTKILVEKSDDILKINSVADKAVQTLENYADELFLKSKMRRN; encoded by the exons ATGGATGTACCAATAGGTATAAATCCGgtcaaaatattcattttttttcg atttcctttgaataatgaaaatgtaaaccAAAAGTGGATTATTGCATTGAGACGAAAAATTTTTATACCATCCCAATGGAGTCGTATATGCAGTATTCATTTTATTGACAGTGATTATGAAATAAGACCTGGTACCACTAAACCATGTTTAAAAATTGATGCTGTACCATCAAATTTCCCATCTTTTCCTTCCTACCTTCAAAAACCTGCCAAATGTCCTCGAAAAGAACCTGCAAAAAGAAACTATACACCAATGGAAGTTCCAATAATTGATACcg ctTTAGATCTTGAAGTAGATGACACTAAAATATTGGTTGAAAAAAGTGATGATatcctaaaaataaattctgTTGCTGATAAAGCAGTTCAAACATTAGAAAATTATGCAGATGAACTTTTCTTAAAAAGCAAAAT gcgaagaaactga
- the LOC132940439 gene encoding THAP domain-containing protein 1-like isoform X4, which produces MDVPIGINPVKIFIFFRFPLNNENVNQKWIIALRRKIFIPSQWSRICSIHFIDSDYEIRPGTTKPCLKIDAVPSNFPSFPSYLQKPAKCPRKEPAKRNYTPMEVPIIDTDDTKILVEKSDDILKINSVADKAVQTLENYADELFLKSKMRRN; this is translated from the exons ATGGATGTACCAATAGGTATAAATCCGgtcaaaatattcattttttttcg atttcctttgaataatgaaaatgtaaaccAAAAGTGGATTATTGCATTGAGACGAAAAATTTTTATACCATCCCAATGGAGTCGTATATGCAGTATTCATTTTATTGACAGTGATTATGAAATAAGACCTGGTACCACTAAACCATGTTTAAAAATTGATGCTGTACCATCAAATTTCCCATCTTTTCCTTCCTACCTTCAAAAACCTGCCAAATGTCCTCGAAAAGAACCTGCAAAAAGAAACTATACACCAATGGAAGTTCCAATAATTGATACcg ATGACACTAAAATATTGGTTGAAAAAAGTGATGATatcctaaaaataaattctgTTGCTGATAAAGCAGTTCAAACATTAGAAAATTATGCAGATGAACTTTTCTTAAAAAGCAAAAT gcgaagaaactga